A genomic stretch from Pararhizobium sp. IMCC21322 includes:
- a CDS encoding pseudouridine synthase, with product MTSDQEKGDRIAKVMARAGLCSRRDAERWIADGRVSVNGTKLTSPAVVVGPKDTILVDDTPLPLKDRTRLWLYHKPKGLVSSNKDSEGRPTVFANLPKGMPRVISIGRLDINTEGLLLLTNDGALARHLELPSTGWLRRYRVRAFGRITQAELDKLADGIAIEGILYGGIEAQLEREQGSNIWLTLGLREGKNREVKKILEHLGLVVNRLIRISYGPFQLGDLETGLTREIKSRMLRDQLSEGLVAELGLSFHGPDNVEEEASSAPKRLKPNAAKPDQRSGANARTEQKRKPKKRDRKAEALEHMSTSKPPISSGKKSGSGQPSQNRPSQNRPSQDKPSQNRRPGGKPAGGPRADRRR from the coding sequence ATGACATCTGATCAGGAAAAAGGCGACCGCATTGCAAAGGTCATGGCCCGTGCAGGATTATGCTCCCGCCGTGATGCCGAGCGCTGGATTGCCGATGGACGGGTGTCGGTAAATGGCACCAAGCTGACCAGCCCTGCTGTGGTGGTCGGGCCAAAGGATACCATTCTCGTCGATGATACTCCGCTGCCGCTGAAAGACCGCACTCGGCTTTGGCTTTATCACAAGCCGAAGGGTCTGGTCAGTTCAAACAAGGATTCAGAAGGCCGTCCCACAGTTTTTGCGAATTTGCCCAAGGGAATGCCAAGGGTCATCAGCATCGGACGCCTTGATATCAATACCGAAGGCCTGCTGCTACTGACCAATGATGGTGCATTGGCGCGGCATCTGGAATTGCCCAGCACCGGGTGGCTGCGACGCTATCGCGTGCGCGCCTTCGGCAGAATTACCCAGGCTGAATTGGACAAGCTGGCAGACGGTATTGCCATTGAAGGCATTCTCTATGGGGGCATTGAAGCCCAGTTGGAGCGGGAGCAGGGGTCGAATATATGGCTGACCCTGGGGCTGCGCGAGGGTAAGAACCGGGAAGTCAAAAAAATCCTCGAGCATCTTGGCCTTGTCGTGAACCGCCTTATCAGGATTTCATATGGTCCCTTTCAATTGGGTGATCTGGAAACTGGTCTGACGCGGGAGATTAAAAGCCGCATGTTGCGTGATCAGTTAAGTGAGGGATTGGTTGCCGAATTGGGATTGAGCTTTCACGGCCCGGACAATGTGGAAGAAGAAGCAAGTTCTGCTCCCAAACGCCTGAAACCAAACGCGGCAAAACCTGATCAGAGATCCGGTGCCAATGCCCGCACCGAGCAGAAAAGAAAACCCAAGAAGCGCGATCGGAAAGCCGAGGCTCTGGAGCATATGAGCACCTCGAAGCCACCCATATCCAGCGGAAAAAAGTCAGGTTCCGGACAACCTTCGCAAAATAGGCCTTCGCAAAACCGGCCATCGCAAGACAAACCATCCCAGAACAGGCGCCCCGGTGGCAAACCTGCAGGAGGGCCGCGTGCGGATCGTCGCCGGTAA
- a CDS encoding DUF4170 domain-containing protein, producing the protein MSDQDEQLLHLVFGGELEDISDIEFKDLEKLDVVGIFPSYATAYNAWKTKAQMTVDNAQMRYFIVHLHRLMDPDAA; encoded by the coding sequence ATGAGTGACCAGGACGAACAATTACTGCACCTCGTTTTCGGTGGTGAACTGGAAGATATCAGTGATATTGAGTTCAAGGATCTGGAAAAACTGGATGTCGTCGGCATCTTTCCGAGCTACGCGACGGCCTATAACGCCTGGAAGACCAAGGCCCAAATGACCGTAGACAATGCACAGATGCGCTATTTTATTGTACACTTGCATCGTCTGATGGATCCGGATGCCGCTTAA
- the rsmD gene encoding 16S rRNA (guanine(966)-N(2))-methyltransferase RsmD yields MRIVAGKFKGRRLTEPKSDAIRPTSDRARETMFNILQHGCNVTFDGARILDLFAGTGALGLEALSRGAAFCLFVEEAAEARALIRTNVETFGQMGHTKIYRRDATSLGASEGLGKFDLALLDPPYDKGLGEAALQALAQGGWLRADAIVVLEERRGNTIATPAEFETLDQRELADTQMLFLQYTGSAAA; encoded by the coding sequence GTGCGGATCGTCGCCGGTAAGTTCAAGGGACGGCGGCTGACTGAGCCAAAATCCGATGCCATTCGCCCAACCAGCGATCGGGCGCGGGAGACCATGTTCAACATTCTCCAGCATGGCTGCAATGTGACGTTTGACGGGGCTCGTATTCTGGATCTGTTTGCAGGAACCGGCGCGCTTGGCCTTGAAGCCCTGTCACGCGGCGCGGCATTCTGCCTGTTCGTTGAAGAGGCGGCTGAAGCGCGGGCGCTCATCCGCACCAATGTCGAGACGTTCGGGCAAATGGGCCACACCAAGATATACCGGCGCGATGCCACCAGTCTTGGGGCCTCCGAGGGGCTTGGGAAATTTGATCTGGCGTTGCTTGACCCGCCCTATGACAAGGGATTGGGTGAAGCTGCCTTGCAAGCCCTGGCACAAGGGGGCTGGCTCCGCGCCGATGCAATTGTTGTTCTTGAGGAGCGCCGGGGCAATACGATAGCTACCCCGGCGGAATTTGAAACACTTGATCAGCGCGAGCTTGCTGACACGCAAATGCTGTTTTTGCAGTATACCGGATCTGCCGCTGCGTAG
- a CDS encoding ABC transporter ATP-binding protein, with translation MAKSKSKKAKTKAEAQVDLLAPARFSRGADALDAVEFTIKELIHRIAKVYLKPLWKYLAVALIAMVFMAATTGALPFMMQQVIDKVFVAKDEGLLFVLPIVVMGIMILRAGGEYVSRISMAKISNEVVGALRMDMFQSLTRADIGYLEAMHSGRFVSAFMTDVGMVNQAAAGTLTSLVKNGLTALFLVGAMFVMDWFLALLVLVGAPFAIYFMGRQRKKIRKSTRGMLRETGDLSSIIGQMLRGVRIIKAYGQEDLEEARFSHSIRRIITHLMHKARAQSAMGPVTEALTGVGFAAAILYGGWQGINGNLSLGSFSGFMTAAMLAYQPLKALAALQGQLTQGTEAAKRIFTLIDHAPKINDDKSAGPLTINKGEITFEDVSYAYDDENLVLQDFSLIIPAGKKVALVGPSGSGKTTLMNLTMRFFDPTKGRVLVDGQDIATKSISSVRAATALLTQDPILFDDTVRANIEYGMSDVTQEQLHSAAKAAAAHDFIEELPEGYDTNVGEAGSLLSGGQRQRIAIARALLKSAPILLLDEPTSALDPASEVKIQKALESLFVGRTVLMIAHRLTTVRDADLICVLDKGRLVESGTHDELIDRDGLYSAFCKSQFDDGSSESSADQVSPKTALDKSDPAESVGKKEQIVS, from the coding sequence TTGGCAAAATCAAAAAGTAAAAAGGCAAAAACCAAAGCAGAGGCCCAGGTTGATTTGCTGGCGCCTGCCCGATTTTCTCGTGGTGCGGACGCGCTTGATGCTGTCGAATTCACCATAAAAGAGCTGATACACCGCATTGCCAAAGTGTATCTGAAGCCGCTCTGGAAATATCTCGCAGTTGCATTGATCGCCATGGTGTTCATGGCCGCAACCACTGGCGCGCTGCCATTCATGATGCAACAGGTCATCGACAAGGTGTTTGTCGCAAAAGATGAGGGACTCCTGTTCGTTCTGCCGATTGTGGTGATGGGCATAATGATCCTGCGCGCTGGCGGTGAATATGTCAGCCGCATTTCAATGGCAAAGATTTCAAATGAGGTGGTAGGCGCTCTGCGCATGGATATGTTCCAGAGCCTCACCCGTGCGGATATCGGCTATCTGGAGGCCATGCATAGCGGCCGTTTCGTCTCCGCATTCATGACAGATGTTGGCATGGTCAATCAAGCTGCGGCTGGTACCCTGACATCATTGGTCAAGAATGGATTGACTGCCCTGTTTCTGGTTGGCGCAATGTTCGTTATGGACTGGTTCCTGGCACTTCTGGTGCTGGTCGGGGCGCCCTTTGCGATTTATTTCATGGGACGGCAGCGCAAAAAAATCCGCAAGTCTACGCGCGGAATGCTGCGTGAGACCGGCGATTTGTCGTCCATCATCGGGCAGATGTTGCGGGGGGTTCGGATCATCAAGGCCTATGGTCAGGAAGATCTGGAGGAAGCCCGTTTTTCTCACTCCATTCGCCGCATCATCACCCACCTGATGCACAAGGCGCGGGCGCAATCTGCCATGGGCCCCGTGACTGAAGCACTGACCGGCGTCGGTTTTGCCGCTGCAATCCTGTATGGCGGTTGGCAGGGTATCAATGGCAATTTGAGCCTCGGCAGCTTTTCCGGGTTTATGACGGCCGCCATGTTGGCCTATCAACCCCTGAAAGCATTGGCGGCGCTGCAGGGCCAGTTGACGCAGGGAACTGAAGCCGCCAAGCGGATTTTCACGCTGATCGATCACGCGCCGAAAATCAATGATGACAAAAGTGCCGGTCCTTTGACAATCAACAAAGGTGAGATCACCTTTGAGGATGTCAGCTATGCGTATGACGACGAAAATCTTGTTCTTCAGGATTTCTCCCTGATTATTCCTGCCGGAAAGAAGGTTGCTCTTGTTGGTCCCAGCGGATCCGGCAAAACCACTTTGATGAACCTGACAATGCGCTTCTTTGATCCCACCAAGGGCCGGGTTCTGGTCGATGGACAGGATATTGCGACGAAAAGCATTTCAAGCGTTCGGGCAGCAACCGCGCTTTTGACCCAGGACCCGATCCTGTTCGATGATACGGTTCGGGCAAACATCGAATATGGCATGTCAGATGTTACGCAAGAGCAGCTTCATAGTGCAGCGAAAGCGGCTGCAGCTCACGATTTTATCGAAGAACTGCCTGAAGGCTACGATACAAATGTCGGAGAGGCAGGCTCGCTGCTATCTGGCGGCCAGCGTCAGCGGATTGCCATTGCCAGAGCTTTGTTGAAATCAGCCCCGATTTTGCTGTTGGATGAGCCAACCAGTGCTCTTGATCCGGCCAGTGAGGTGAAAATTCAAAAGGCATTGGAATCCCTTTTTGTTGGCCGGACCGTGTTGATGATCGCACACAGATTGACCACTGTCCGGGATGCCGACCTGATTTGTGTCCTGGATAAGGGGCGCCTGGTTGAAAGCGGCACTCATGATGAACTGATTGACAGGGACGGGCTTTATTCTGCGTTTTGCAAAAGTCAATTTGATGACGGCTCGTCCGAATCATCCGCTGACCAAGTGTCGCCAAAGACTGCATTGGATAAGTCTGATCCGGCGGAATCCGTCGGTAAAAAAGAACAGATTGTCTCCTGA
- a CDS encoding TldD/PmbA family protein, translating into MSETEPVEPDLQQLTDDANMLITKALAAGADAADIVISKSGSLSVSARLGKVENTDQSENDGLSLRVFRGKRVASVAAKAGLIRQEGDALIERALAMAGSSPEDPHAQLMDADQIATSWLDLDMYDHEIVSADELAEAALALEQIALDVDGIANSIGASAACGVGGMVLATSNGFSGAYLGTRHSRSVSVVAGYGTAMERDYDYDSRTHLADMRTLEDIGQTAAKHTLERLNPRKVETQTVPVLFDKRVSASFLGHLSGAINGAGIARGSSFLKDRLGEQIFRSEVTIRDNPLLSRRAGSRPFDADGLSQGPLDLVEDGVLKTWLLDGYSARELDLSSNGRASFAGSGTRPSATNLWMEPGQDAPEDMIKAMEKGLIVTDFIGHGANLVTGDYSRGVSGFWVENGEIAFPVSELTLAGSLPSIFAELVPADDLEIRGATNAPSLYVEGLTLAGR; encoded by the coding sequence ATGAGCGAAACCGAACCGGTCGAACCGGACCTTCAGCAACTGACCGATGATGCAAATATGCTTATCACCAAGGCGTTGGCAGCAGGTGCGGATGCTGCAGATATTGTAATTTCCAAATCCGGATCGCTGAGCGTTTCCGCGCGTCTCGGCAAAGTGGAAAACACGGATCAGTCAGAAAATGATGGCCTGTCTCTACGGGTTTTTCGTGGAAAACGTGTTGCCTCTGTGGCAGCCAAGGCCGGTCTTATCCGACAGGAAGGCGATGCCCTGATTGAGCGCGCGCTTGCCATGGCTGGCTCGTCCCCCGAAGACCCCCATGCGCAACTGATGGATGCAGATCAAATTGCAACTTCCTGGCTGGATCTGGACATGTACGATCATGAGATCGTGTCGGCCGACGAACTGGCCGAGGCGGCTCTTGCATTGGAGCAGATTGCCCTTGATGTGGATGGCATTGCCAATTCCATTGGCGCATCAGCCGCCTGCGGCGTTGGTGGCATGGTGCTGGCAACCTCAAATGGTTTTTCTGGTGCCTATCTGGGAACACGGCATTCACGTTCAGTCTCTGTTGTGGCGGGATACGGCACAGCCATGGAGCGCGATTATGATTATGACAGCCGCACCCATTTGGCGGATATGCGCACGCTGGAAGATATCGGTCAGACCGCAGCGAAGCACACTCTGGAACGGCTGAATCCTCGGAAAGTCGAAACCCAGACTGTTCCAGTTCTGTTTGACAAACGCGTTTCCGCGAGCTTTTTGGGGCATCTCTCGGGTGCCATCAACGGAGCCGGGATTGCACGTGGCTCCAGCTTTCTGAAAGACCGGCTTGGTGAGCAGATATTTCGCTCTGAAGTGACCATTCGTGACAATCCGCTTTTATCCCGGCGGGCCGGATCAAGGCCCTTTGACGCTGACGGCCTTTCGCAAGGTCCGTTGGATCTGGTGGAAGACGGCGTGTTGAAAACCTGGCTTCTGGATGGCTATAGCGCGCGGGAACTGGATCTTTCATCCAATGGACGTGCGTCCTTTGCCGGTAGCGGCACGCGGCCATCAGCGACAAATCTGTGGATGGAACCCGGTCAAGATGCACCGGAAGACATGATCAAAGCCATGGAAAAAGGGCTGATTGTGACGGATTTCATCGGCCATGGCGCAAATCTCGTCACAGGTGATTACAGCCGTGGCGTGTCCGGTTTTTGGGTGGAAAATGGAGAAATTGCATTTCCGGTCAGCGAATTGACCTTGGCAGGTTCTCTGCCATCAATCTTTGCAGAACTGGTGCCTGCTGATGATCTGGAAATCCGCGGCGCAACAAATGCGCCATCCCTTTATGTAGAAGGTTTGACCCTTGCCGGACGCTAA
- a CDS encoding 3'(2'),5'-bisphosphate nucleotidase CysQ: MPDAKHQTQIRLDRDLLEATARTAGAVAMQYFGKDPQVWMKEGDSPVTEADLAVNTHLLDVLTSARPDYGWLSEESEDNEGRLATDRLFVVDPIDGTRGFMNGSEDWTISVAVVERQSGASAETAGQSQWRPTSAALYNPCRDEMYIAEQGSGAFLNGKKMTASNESGLAGSQISVSKPIYRALDLETLGAAKTRYIPSLAYRLALVASGAISATIARPNAHDWDLAAADLLVHEAGGLLWGETGGPISYNSQIPRHGVLFASGELLGKPLLDLVRNWR; the protein is encoded by the coding sequence TTGCCGGACGCTAAGCACCAAACGCAAATTCGGCTGGATCGGGATTTACTGGAAGCGACAGCCAGAACGGCTGGCGCGGTCGCCATGCAGTACTTTGGCAAAGATCCACAGGTCTGGATGAAAGAAGGGGATTCTCCGGTCACCGAAGCTGATCTGGCTGTGAACACACACCTTCTTGACGTGCTCACAAGCGCCCGCCCGGACTATGGCTGGCTTTCTGAAGAAAGCGAGGACAATGAAGGGCGTTTGGCCACTGACCGCCTGTTTGTCGTTGATCCCATCGACGGCACGAGAGGGTTTATGAACGGGTCCGAAGACTGGACCATCAGCGTGGCTGTTGTCGAGCGCCAGAGCGGGGCAAGTGCCGAAACTGCTGGTCAATCACAGTGGCGACCAACCAGTGCCGCGCTTTACAATCCCTGTCGGGACGAGATGTATATTGCAGAGCAGGGCAGCGGCGCTTTTCTGAATGGCAAAAAAATGACGGCATCGAACGAAAGTGGACTTGCCGGGTCGCAGATATCGGTATCGAAACCGATCTATCGCGCGCTTGATCTTGAAACATTGGGCGCGGCAAAGACCCGATATATCCCCTCATTGGCCTATCGACTGGCGCTTGTCGCTTCGGGTGCGATTTCCGCAACGATCGCCAGACCAAATGCCCATGACTGGGACCTTGCCGCTGCCGACCTTCTGGTGCATGAAGCAGGCGGACTGCTTTGGGGCGAAACAGGCGGCCCAATCAGCTATAATTCACAGATACCCAGACATGGGGTTCTGTTCGCGTCTGGTGAGTTGCTTGGCAAGCCATTATTGGATCTGGTTCGCAACTGGCGATAA
- a CDS encoding lysophospholipid acyltransferase family protein: MSSKIVQILLGRCAGTYLLFVGWTNRIRSKPENIYALIDHDMPVIVTMWHGEHFMLPFARRKDHRVQVLISNARDGEINSIAAKMLGMEVIRGSGGRQRDRRTGGKGGAKGLLAMVRSLSEGISVSMTADIPRGTSREASPGIITLARLSGRPILPVAFASTRFKRLDTWDKSVITLPFGRGMFVAGDLVRVAADADEERQETARLELETSLNQAYAEAYQIVGRNP; the protein is encoded by the coding sequence ATGAGTTCAAAGATCGTCCAGATTTTGCTGGGACGCTGTGCGGGAACGTATCTGTTGTTCGTTGGCTGGACAAACCGCATCAGGTCCAAACCTGAAAATATCTATGCCCTGATTGATCATGATATGCCGGTTATTGTGACCATGTGGCACGGTGAACATTTCATGCTGCCATTTGCCCGGCGCAAGGATCACCGGGTTCAGGTTCTGATCTCCAATGCCCGCGATGGAGAAATTAATTCCATTGCCGCAAAAATGCTCGGAATGGAGGTTATCCGCGGCTCAGGTGGGAGACAACGGGACCGCAGAACCGGCGGCAAAGGTGGCGCAAAAGGGCTCCTTGCAATGGTTCGGTCCCTAAGCGAAGGCATCAGCGTCAGCATGACGGCGGATATTCCAAGGGGAACATCACGAGAGGCAAGCCCAGGTATCATCACGCTTGCGCGTCTGTCTGGGCGACCCATTCTGCCTGTGGCATTTGCATCGACACGCTTCAAGCGGCTGGATACCTGGGACAAATCCGTCATTACACTTCCGTTCGGTCGTGGCATGTTTGTCGCTGGAGATCTGGTGCGGGTTGCAGCAGATGCGGATGAGGAAAGGCAGGAAACAGCGAGATTGGAATTGGAAACCTCGCTCAATCAGGCCTATGCTGAGGCGTACCAGATTGTAGGAAGAAATCCTTGA
- a CDS encoding DUF6101 family protein gives MNVRNFIGIVAADKAYANDNICEGHQEPDCPKQKPLYTLRNRIDPRNVPYSGPTDALGLVHLDAERVVIRHRLSCGLELNVKANIKNYEMVAVRILSSYEGDHRIFARLELVHNDADLNIVLAEAECPEHLAVDWAAWSQMLNLPLRLIDLEGNIVVPPGALDVSKSEPLPRRFGNSLAKRRTRFHTKRQIGIQGSNVVMFSPASEIIARH, from the coding sequence GTGAACGTAAGAAATTTCATTGGCATCGTTGCAGCGGACAAGGCTTACGCAAATGACAACATTTGTGAAGGTCATCAGGAGCCGGACTGCCCCAAACAAAAGCCGCTCTATACCTTGCGTAACCGGATTGATCCAAGGAATGTTCCCTATAGCGGCCCGACTGATGCGCTGGGCCTGGTTCATCTGGATGCAGAGCGGGTTGTTATTCGTCACCGCCTGAGTTGCGGCCTGGAACTTAACGTAAAAGCCAACATCAAAAATTACGAAATGGTGGCTGTCAGAATTCTGTCCTCCTATGAGGGCGACCACCGCATATTTGCGCGGCTGGAACTGGTTCATAATGATGCAGATTTGAACATTGTGCTGGCAGAGGCTGAGTGTCCGGAACACCTTGCGGTCGACTGGGCGGCATGGAGCCAGATGCTGAACCTGCCATTGAGGTTGATCGACCTTGAAGGAAACATTGTCGTTCCACCGGGCGCTTTGGATGTTTCAAAATCCGAACCCTTGCCGCGCCGCTTCGGGAATTCGCTAGCAAAACGCCGCACGCGGTTTCATACCAAGCGTCAAATCGGCATACAAGGATCTAATGTCGTGATGTTCTCGCCAGCTTCGGAAATCATCGCCAGGCATTAA
- a CDS encoding nucleoside deaminase — protein sequence MFNSYMDLAFEEAQSAADRGEVPVGAVLVKDNQIIARAGNRTLELNDPTAHAELLTIRAGGAELGSQRLTGCDLYVTLEPCPMCAAAISFARIGRLYYGAQDEKSGGAESGIRYFSHPTCHHVPEIYGGIGAAKAADLLKVFFSQKR from the coding sequence ATGTTCAACAGTTACATGGATTTGGCTTTCGAGGAAGCACAGAGCGCTGCTGATCGCGGGGAAGTGCCGGTCGGCGCGGTTCTTGTCAAGGATAATCAGATTATCGCCCGCGCTGGAAACCGAACATTGGAACTGAATGACCCGACCGCCCACGCAGAATTGCTGACCATTCGCGCCGGAGGGGCGGAACTTGGCAGCCAAAGACTGACCGGGTGCGATCTCTATGTCACGCTGGAGCCCTGCCCCATGTGCGCTGCGGCCATTTCATTTGCCCGCATCGGGCGGCTTTATTACGGCGCTCAGGATGAAAAATCCGGCGGAGCGGAAAGCGGCATTCGCTATTTTTCACATCCGACCTGCCACCATGTACCTGAAATTTATGGTGGCATTGGCGCGGCCAAAGCTGCTGATCTGTTGAAGGTTTTTTTCAGCCAAAAACGTTAG
- the purD gene encoding phosphoribosylamine--glycine ligase, with product MNVFLIGHGGREHALGWKLAQSPSLTQLWSTGANPGLLALSQPSHVDMADHDAIVAFCKANSIDLVVVGPEVPLVAGLVDDLAAAGIAAFGPGREAAQLEGSKHFTKALCDEANIPTAGFGHFSNLEDARAYVAEQGAPIVIKADGLAAGKGVTVAMTDDEADVALRDCFDGQFGDAGASVVIEEFLEGEEASIFILCDGENMVPMASAQDHKRVGEGDTGPNTGGMGAYSPAPVVSDAVLEQTLQTIIAPTLKTLAARGTPYRGVLYAGLMINENGPKLIEYNCRFGDPECQVLMMRMQSDLLPLLSASATGSLKDAAIDWHDDPAMTVVMASNGYPGSYGKGSIISGLEALTDQENVVVFHAGTKEVNDQILADGGRVLTVTARADTIKAAQQRAYEAVDRIDWPEGFCRRDIGWRAV from the coding sequence ATGAATGTTTTTCTCATCGGACATGGTGGACGCGAGCATGCTCTGGGCTGGAAACTGGCTCAATCCCCCTCGTTGACGCAGCTCTGGTCCACCGGCGCAAATCCCGGCCTTTTGGCGCTGAGCCAGCCAAGCCATGTTGATATGGCGGATCATGATGCAATTGTCGCCTTCTGCAAGGCCAATAGTATTGATCTTGTGGTTGTTGGCCCGGAAGTTCCGCTGGTGGCAGGCCTTGTAGATGATCTGGCCGCTGCCGGTATTGCAGCTTTTGGTCCGGGGCGGGAAGCCGCGCAGTTGGAAGGCTCCAAACATTTTACCAAAGCCTTGTGTGACGAAGCCAATATTCCAACGGCTGGCTTTGGGCATTTTTCCAATCTGGAAGACGCCAGAGCCTATGTCGCAGAGCAGGGCGCACCGATTGTCATAAAAGCCGATGGTCTGGCTGCCGGAAAGGGCGTGACCGTTGCCATGACGGACGACGAGGCAGACGTTGCCCTTCGGGACTGTTTCGATGGACAGTTTGGTGACGCAGGTGCAAGCGTGGTGATTGAGGAGTTCCTGGAAGGCGAAGAAGCCAGCATCTTCATTCTGTGCGATGGGGAAAATATGGTGCCGATGGCCAGTGCGCAGGACCACAAACGTGTTGGCGAGGGTGACACCGGCCCAAATACAGGTGGGATGGGCGCTTATTCACCGGCTCCAGTCGTAAGCGACGCCGTTCTGGAACAGACTTTGCAAACGATTATTGCGCCAACATTGAAAACACTGGCTGCCCGTGGCACGCCCTACCGAGGCGTGTTGTATGCAGGGCTGATGATCAACGAGAATGGTCCGAAACTGATTGAATATAATTGCCGGTTCGGCGATCCTGAATGTCAGGTACTGATGATGCGTATGCAAAGCGATCTGTTGCCATTGTTGAGCGCCAGCGCAACTGGCAGTCTCAAAGATGCCGCCATTGACTGGCATGATGATCCGGCAATGACGGTCGTCATGGCATCCAACGGCTATCCCGGTTCCTACGGCAAGGGCAGCATCATCTCAGGCCTTGAGGCTTTGACGGATCAGGAAAATGTGGTGGTGTTTCATGCCGGGACCAAAGAAGTGAATGACCAGATCCTGGCTGATGGCGGCCGTGTTCTGACCGTAACCGCCCGTGCGGACACGATCAAAGCGGCACAGCAACGAGCCTATGAGGCCGTTGACAGGATTGACTGGCCGGAAGGGTTCTGCCGCCGTGATATTGGCTGGCGTGCCGTGTGA
- a CDS encoding patatin-like phospholipase family protein — protein MRQTVPVSLALGGGGARGLAHIVVLEALDDLGIQPREISGASIGAIVGAGYASGLSGKDIREAVLALFSNRGKTIQLLWQMRGKRVLPKMSLTDVDPLLVLNTFVGNLIPQDFDQLKIPLTVVATDFYGWSEKVFKTGDLRQAVAASIAIPVLFSPVRIDGRILVDGGFVNPLPFDHLPPEDLCIAVDVVGGPKAPSVKDAGQQPPMPAMKEMIFGSTQLLMQSIVSEKLKSRRPAILFHPQIEEFGVLDFLDANKILEAAERDRDTIKRTIVEKLESYL, from the coding sequence ATGCGTCAGACAGTCCCTGTTTCACTTGCTCTTGGCGGTGGTGGCGCTCGTGGATTGGCGCACATTGTCGTTCTGGAAGCCCTGGATGATCTGGGCATCCAGCCAAGAGAGATTTCCGGGGCATCAATCGGGGCCATTGTGGGTGCCGGATATGCCAGCGGTCTGAGCGGAAAAGATATTCGCGAAGCTGTGCTGGCCCTGTTCTCAAACCGTGGAAAAACCATTCAGCTGTTGTGGCAAATGCGCGGCAAACGCGTTTTGCCCAAAATGTCTTTGACTGATGTTGATCCATTGCTGGTTCTGAATACCTTTGTCGGCAATCTGATCCCACAAGATTTTGACCAGCTGAAAATTCCGTTGACCGTCGTCGCCACGGATTTTTATGGCTGGAGCGAAAAGGTATTTAAAACCGGCGATTTGCGGCAGGCTGTTGCTGCTTCCATTGCCATTCCGGTGCTGTTTTCCCCGGTCAGGATTGACGGCCGTATTCTTGTTGATGGCGGATTCGTCAATCCTTTGCCGTTTGATCATCTGCCCCCGGAGGATCTGTGTATCGCCGTGGACGTCGTCGGGGGCCCAAAAGCACCATCCGTTAAAGATGCCGGGCAACAGCCCCCAATGCCGGCAATGAAAGAAATGATTTTCGGCAGCACCCAGCTTCTGATGCAATCCATCGTTTCGGAAAAACTGAAAAGCCGACGTCCGGCCATTCTGTTTCACCCGCAGATCGAGGAATTCGGTGTACTTGATTTTCTGGATGCCAACAAAATCCTGGAGGCAGCAGAGCGCGATCGTGACACTATCAAACGCACCATTGTGGAAAAGCTGGAAAGTTATCTCTAA